The following proteins are co-located in the Cutaneotrichosporon cavernicola HIS019 DNA, chromosome: 3 genome:
- a CDS encoding uncharacterized protein (Pyridoxamine 5'-phosphate oxidase): MYISALVLAAVVAAKPFQMSMQPPHRETEAEATANAARLATHVTIGTMASIFPSGSNAGHPFALMDTHAPCHPDGALTFISMPISLMQRNLKATGGKASYALATPLQPARHNEYALPRVSFIGNLTVLDDVDENEHERLRECFVSYHPDAAWWIPKDSRGAHTSRWSRLDVDTIYYVGGFGNVGWIGHIPVENFAKELDKEKKNKRKH; encoded by the exons ATGTACATCTctgcgctcgtcctcgccgccgtcgtcgcggccaaGCCTTTCCAGATGTCGATGCAGCCTCCTCATCGCGAGaccgaggctgaggcta CCGCCAACGCAGCCCGCCTAGCCACCCACGTAACCATCGGAACCATGGCGTCCATCTTCCCCTCTGGCTCCAACGCCGGCCACCCCTTTGCACTTATGGACACCC ACGCTCCATGCCACCCCGACGGGGCGCTGACATTCATCTCGATGCCGATCTCACTCATGCAGCGTAACCTCAAGGCTACTGGCGGGAAAGCATCTTACGCCCTCGCTACGCCACTCCAGCCGGCAAGGCATAACGAGTACGCCCTCCCCCGGGTCTCGTTCATTGGT AACCTCACTGTGCTCGATGACGTAGATGAGAACGAGCATGAGCGGTTGCGCGAGTGTTTCGTTTCGTACCACCCCGACGCTGCGTGGTGGATTCCGAAGGATTCGCGTGGCGCGCACACGTCACGATGGTCTCGATT GGACGTTGATACGATCTACTACGTTGGCGGGTTTGGAAA CGTCGGATGGATTGGTCACATCCCCGTCGAGAACTTTGCCAAGGAGCttgacaaggagaagaagaacaaGCGCAAGCACTAA